A window from Pseudomonas frederiksbergensis encodes these proteins:
- the hemF gene encoding oxygen-dependent coproporphyrinogen oxidase — protein MTTRTEAVKAYLLDLQDRICAALEAEDGGTQFVEDAWTRPAGGGGRTRVIENGAVIEKGGVNFSHVFGSGLPPSASAHRPELAGRGFEALGVSLVIHPHNPHVPTSHANVRFFIAEKEGEEPVWWFGGGFDLTPYYGNEEDCVHWHRVAEQACAPFGPDVYSRYKAWCDSYFHIKHRHEPRGIGGLFFDDLNEWDFDTSFAFMRAIGDAFIDAYLPIVQRRKNDAFTAKQREFQEFRRGRYVEFNLVYDRGTLFGLQSGGRTESILMSLPPQVRWSYDWKAEPGSEEARLTEYFLQDRDWLAKA, from the coding sequence ATGACGACCCGCACCGAGGCCGTAAAAGCCTACCTGCTCGACCTGCAAGACCGCATTTGCGCGGCCCTCGAAGCTGAAGACGGCGGCACGCAGTTCGTCGAAGACGCCTGGACCCGGCCTGCCGGCGGTGGCGGTCGCACCCGGGTGATCGAAAACGGCGCGGTCATCGAAAAGGGCGGCGTCAACTTTTCCCACGTCTTCGGCAGCGGCCTCCCACCGTCCGCCAGCGCCCATCGACCAGAACTGGCCGGCCGTGGCTTCGAAGCCCTCGGCGTGTCTTTGGTCATTCACCCGCACAACCCGCATGTGCCGACGTCCCACGCCAACGTGCGCTTTTTCATCGCTGAAAAAGAAGGCGAAGAACCGGTGTGGTGGTTTGGCGGTGGCTTCGACCTGACCCCTTACTACGGCAATGAAGAAGACTGCGTGCATTGGCACCGCGTCGCCGAGCAGGCCTGCGCGCCGTTCGGTCCGGACGTCTACTCGCGCTACAAAGCCTGGTGCGACAGCTATTTCCACATCAAGCATCGCCACGAGCCACGCGGCATTGGTGGCCTGTTCTTTGATGACTTGAACGAGTGGGACTTCGACACCAGTTTCGCCTTCATGCGTGCCATCGGTGACGCGTTCATCGACGCTTACCTGCCGATCGTGCAGCGCCGCAAAAACGATGCGTTTACCGCCAAACAGCGTGAGTTCCAGGAATTCCGCCGTGGGCGCTACGTTGAATTCAACCTGGTCTACGATCGCGGCACGCTGTTCGGTCTGCAATCGGGCGGGCGCACCGAGTCGATCCTGATGTCCCTGCCGCCGCAAGTACGCTGGAGTTACGATTGGAAAGCCGAGCCGGGCAGCGAAGAAGCGCGGCTGACCGAGTACTTCCTGCAAGACCGCGATTGGTTGGCCAAGGCCTGA
- the choX gene encoding choline ABC transporter substrate-binding protein, whose translation MRRLSTAMTVGLLALGSASAYAEQSCETVKMADPGWSDIAATNAITGFLLDGMGYKAKVDTLAVPITFGGLKDGQVDVFLGNWMPAQQGFYDKFVATGDVTQLAKNLDGTEFTLAVPDYVWDAGVRNFSDLNKYADKFDKKIYGIGSGAPANISLQEIIKKNDFDMGQWKLVESSEQAMLAEVSRAVKKQKFVTFLGWTPHPMNVQLKMHYLKGGEKYFGDTGSVYTLTRKGYAQACPNVGKLLTNLSFTQEMENSIMAEVVNKKISNADAAKAWIKANPAVLDKWLDGVKTVDGKDALGAVKAKL comes from the coding sequence ATGCGTAGGTTATCCACAGCAATGACGGTCGGGCTTCTGGCTCTGGGCAGTGCATCGGCGTATGCCGAGCAGAGTTGCGAGACGGTAAAAATGGCCGACCCTGGCTGGAGCGACATTGCCGCCACCAACGCCATCACCGGGTTTCTGCTGGACGGCATGGGTTACAAGGCCAAGGTCGACACGCTTGCAGTGCCGATCACCTTTGGCGGCTTGAAAGATGGCCAGGTCGACGTGTTTCTCGGTAACTGGATGCCGGCGCAACAGGGTTTCTACGACAAATTCGTGGCCACCGGCGATGTCACGCAACTGGCGAAGAACCTCGACGGCACCGAATTCACCCTCGCGGTCCCGGATTACGTCTGGGACGCAGGTGTGCGTAATTTTTCCGACCTGAACAAATACGCCGACAAGTTCGACAAGAAAATCTACGGCATTGGCTCCGGCGCTCCTGCCAACATCTCCTTGCAGGAAATCATCAAGAAGAACGACTTCGACATGGGCCAGTGGAAACTGGTCGAGTCCAGCGAGCAGGCCATGCTGGCCGAAGTGTCTCGCGCGGTGAAAAAACAGAAGTTCGTGACCTTCCTCGGCTGGACCCCGCACCCGATGAACGTGCAACTGAAAATGCATTACCTCAAGGGCGGCGAGAAGTACTTTGGCGACACCGGCAGCGTTTACACCCTGACCCGCAAAGGTTATGCACAGGCCTGCCCGAATGTCGGCAAACTGCTCACCAACCTGAGTTTCACCCAGGAAATGGAGAACAGCATCATGGCCGAGGTGGTGAATAAAAAGATCAGCAATGCTGATGCAGCCAAGGCGTGGATCAAGGCGAATCCGGCGGTGCTGGATAAGTGGCTGGATGGGGTGAAGACCGTGGATGGGAAGGATGCGCTGGGGGCGGTGAAAGCCAAACTCTGA
- a CDS encoding CitMHS family transporter, which produces MLTFLGFAMVITFMFLIMTKRLSALIALIIIPILFALFGGFAPKIGPMMLEGITKLAPTGVMLMFAILYFALMIDSGLFDPAVRKILKLVKGDPLKVSVGTAVLALVVSLDGDGATTYMICVAAMLPLYARIGMSPRIMAGLIILAGGVMNMTPWGGPTARAASALHVDPSDIFVPMIPAMAFGVLAILVIAYFYGKRERARLGELHLVGEEIDHSEISVSQFPDARRPKLIWFNGALTLALMCTLVAGLLPLPVLFMVAFSIAMIVNYPCLQQQKDRVAAHAGSVLAVVGLIFAAGIFTGILTGTGMVDAMSKSLLAVIPDFLGPYLAVITALVSMPFTFFMSNDAFYYGVLPVLAEAASHYGITAVEMARASIVGQPVHLLSPLVPSTYLLVALAGIDFGDHQRFTLKWAVLVCMCILVAALLMGIFPLFSTL; this is translated from the coding sequence ATGCTGACTTTCCTTGGCTTTGCCATGGTCATCACGTTCATGTTCCTGATCATGACCAAGCGCCTGTCCGCGCTGATCGCTCTGATCATCATCCCGATCCTGTTCGCTCTGTTCGGTGGTTTTGCGCCGAAGATCGGCCCGATGATGCTCGAAGGCATCACCAAGCTCGCACCGACCGGTGTGATGCTGATGTTTGCCATTCTGTACTTCGCCCTGATGATCGATTCCGGCCTGTTCGACCCGGCCGTGCGCAAGATCCTCAAACTGGTCAAGGGCGACCCGTTGAAAGTTTCGGTCGGCACCGCCGTACTGGCGCTCGTCGTCTCCCTCGATGGGGACGGCGCGACCACTTATATGATCTGCGTGGCCGCCATGCTGCCGCTCTACGCCCGTATCGGCATGAGCCCGCGGATCATGGCCGGCTTGATCATCCTCGCCGGTGGCGTGATGAACATGACGCCCTGGGGCGGCCCGACCGCTCGTGCGGCCAGTGCGCTGCACGTGGACCCGTCCGACATCTTCGTACCGATGATTCCGGCGATGGCTTTCGGGGTGCTGGCCATCCTCGTGATTGCCTACTTCTATGGCAAGCGTGAACGTGCGCGCCTGGGTGAGCTGCACTTGGTGGGCGAGGAAATCGATCACAGTGAAATCAGCGTTTCGCAATTCCCGGATGCCCGTCGTCCGAAGTTGATCTGGTTCAACGGCGCTCTGACCCTGGCCCTGATGTGCACCCTGGTCGCCGGTCTGTTGCCGCTGCCGGTGCTGTTCATGGTGGCGTTCAGTATCGCGATGATCGTCAACTACCCGTGCCTGCAACAGCAGAAGGACCGCGTCGCGGCCCACGCCGGTAGCGTGCTGGCGGTGGTCGGCTTGATCTTCGCGGCCGGTATCTTCACCGGTATCCTGACGGGCACCGGCATGGTCGATGCGATGTCGAAAAGCCTGTTGGCAGTCATCCCGGACTTTCTCGGCCCGTACCTGGCGGTAATCACTGCACTGGTGAGCATGCCGTTCACGTTCTTCATGTCGAATGATGCATTTTATTACGGCGTGTTACCGGTACTTGCGGAAGCCGCCAGCCATTACGGTATAACCGCGGTTGAAATGGCACGTGCCTCGATCGTCGGTCAGCCCGTCCACTTGCTGAGCCCGCTGGTACCATCGACCTACCTGTTGGTGGCCCTGGCCGGTATCGACTTCGGTGATCACCAGCGTTTCACCCTGAAGTGGGCAGTACTGGTTTGCATGTGCATACTGGTCGCCGCCTTGCTGATGGGGATTTTTCCGCTGTTCAGCACTCTATAA
- the betC gene encoding choline-sulfatase, with protein sequence MKRKNILFIMADQMAAPMLPFYGPSPIKLPNLSRLAAEGVVFDAAYCNSPLCAPSRFTLVSGQLPSKIGAYDNAADFPADVPTYAHYLRRLGYRTALSGKMHFCGPDQLHGYEERLTSDIYPADYGWSVNWDEPDVRPTWFHNMSSVLQAGPCVRTNQLDFDEEVVFKAQQYLFDHIREDGDQPFCLTVSMTHPHDPYTIPKAFWDLYDDADIPLPETPAQAELDPHSQRLLKVYDLWDKPLPVDKIRDARRAYFGACSYIDSNVGKLLQTLEETGLIEDTIIVFSGDHGDMLGERGLWYKMHWFEMAARVPLLISAPGQFGAGRVSAAVSTADLLPTFVELAGGSLEPGLPLDGRSLVSHLQGQGGHDEVFGEYMAEGTISPLMMIRRGNYKFIYSEDDPCLLFDVHNDPRELEELSQSPQHQSLFDEFLAEARAKWDIPAIHQQVLASQRRRRFVAEALTIGKLKSWDHQPLVDASQQYMRNHIDLDDLERKARYPQPCQNQ encoded by the coding sequence ATGAAGCGCAAGAATATTCTTTTCATCATGGCCGATCAGATGGCCGCGCCAATGTTGCCGTTCTACGGCCCTTCGCCCATCAAACTGCCGAATCTCAGCCGCCTCGCCGCCGAAGGCGTGGTATTCGACGCCGCTTATTGCAACAGCCCATTGTGCGCGCCGTCGCGTTTTACCCTGGTCAGCGGTCAGTTACCGAGCAAGATCGGCGCCTACGACAACGCGGCCGATTTCCCTGCCGACGTACCGACTTATGCCCACTACCTGCGTCGACTCGGCTACCGCACCGCGCTGTCGGGCAAGATGCATTTCTGCGGACCGGATCAGTTGCATGGTTATGAAGAACGCCTGACCAGCGACATTTACCCGGCCGATTACGGTTGGTCTGTGAACTGGGACGAGCCAGACGTGCGTCCAACCTGGTTTCACAATATGTCATCGGTGTTGCAGGCCGGGCCGTGCGTACGCACCAATCAGTTGGATTTCGACGAAGAGGTGGTGTTCAAGGCCCAACAGTACCTGTTCGATCATATCCGCGAGGATGGCGATCAGCCGTTTTGCCTGACCGTTTCGATGACTCACCCACACGACCCGTACACCATTCCCAAGGCTTTCTGGGACCTGTACGACGATGCCGATATCCCGTTGCCCGAAACCCCGGCGCAGGCTGAACTGGATCCGCACTCCCAGCGTCTACTCAAGGTTTACGACCTGTGGGACAAACCGCTGCCTGTGGATAAGATTCGCGATGCGCGCCGTGCGTACTTCGGTGCGTGCAGCTATATAGACAGTAATGTCGGCAAACTCCTGCAAACACTCGAGGAAACCGGCCTGATCGAGGACACCATCATCGTCTTCTCCGGCGACCATGGCGACATGCTCGGCGAGCGTGGGCTCTGGTACAAGATGCACTGGTTCGAAATGGCCGCCCGCGTGCCGCTGTTGATCAGTGCGCCAGGACAATTCGGGGCTGGCCGGGTCAGCGCGGCGGTCTCGACTGCCGATCTGTTGCCGACCTTCGTCGAACTGGCCGGTGGGTCGCTGGAGCCTGGGTTGCCGCTGGATGGTCGCTCGCTGGTCTCGCACCTGCAAGGGCAGGGTGGTCACGACGAGGTCTTCGGCGAGTACATGGCTGAAGGCACCATCAGCCCGCTGATGATGATTCGCCGTGGCAACTACAAATTCATCTACAGCGAAGACGACCCTTGCCTACTCTTCGACGTACACAACGATCCGCGCGAACTGGAAGAACTCAGCCAATCGCCACAACATCAGTCGCTTTTCGATGAATTTCTCGCCGAAGCCCGGGCCAAATGGGATATCCCGGCGATCCATCAACAGGTGCTCGCCAGCCAGCGGCGCCGACGTTTTGTCGCCGAGGCATTAACCATCGGCAAGTTGAAGAGCTGGGATCACCAGCCGCTGGTGGACGCCAGTCAGCAGTACATGCGCAACCACATCGACCTCGACGATCTGGAGCGTAAAGCACGTTATCCACAACCCTGCCAAAACCAATAA
- a CDS encoding choline sulfate utilization transcriptional regulator yields MYDALGDLSLDLLRAFEAAARQRSFTAAAVELGTTQPAISQQIKRLEEQLGTRLFDRIYRGIELTEAGTILFEQVQLGLQNIDAGLSAISTQHQHEVLQVATDFAFAAYWLMPRLHRFHAANPQVDVSLVTSERSLNMLRTDIDVAVLFGDGRFKQGESHWLFSEEVFPVCSPLLLKDRPLPLPCQSLLEFPLLHLRGENSSNWFDWSGVFRELGIASAPAPGQLRFDNYTLLIQAAIGGQGVAIGWRHLVDNLLAQGLLCRPIAETVISKLGYYVVLPQRKRRGALIQQFVDWLMAEQASSAQSLNGLPLPSIAV; encoded by the coding sequence ATGTATGACGCCCTTGGTGATTTGTCTCTGGATTTGCTTCGCGCCTTTGAAGCGGCGGCCCGTCAGCGCAGCTTCACGGCGGCCGCGGTGGAGCTCGGCACCACGCAACCGGCCATCAGCCAGCAGATCAAACGGTTGGAAGAGCAACTCGGGACGCGGCTGTTTGACCGGATCTATCGCGGCATCGAACTGACCGAGGCCGGGACCATCCTGTTTGAGCAGGTTCAGCTCGGATTGCAGAATATCGATGCAGGATTGAGCGCAATCAGCACACAGCACCAACATGAAGTGTTGCAGGTCGCCACCGATTTCGCCTTCGCCGCGTATTGGCTGATGCCGCGCCTGCACCGCTTCCATGCCGCCAATCCTCAGGTGGACGTCAGCCTGGTGACCAGCGAACGCAGCCTTAATATGCTGCGCACCGATATCGATGTGGCGGTGTTGTTTGGGGATGGCCGATTCAAGCAGGGCGAAAGCCATTGGCTGTTCAGCGAAGAAGTGTTTCCGGTGTGCAGCCCGCTGCTGTTAAAGGATCGTCCGCTGCCCTTGCCCTGCCAATCATTGCTCGAGTTCCCGCTGCTGCACCTTCGAGGCGAGAACAGCAGCAACTGGTTCGACTGGAGCGGCGTGTTTCGCGAGTTGGGGATCGCTTCGGCACCTGCGCCCGGGCAATTGCGCTTCGACAATTACACGCTACTGATCCAGGCCGCGATTGGCGGCCAAGGGGTGGCGATTGGGTGGCGGCACCTTGTGGATAACTTGCTGGCGCAAGGTTTGTTGTGCCGACCGATCGCGGAAACAGTGATCTCCAAACTCGGCTATTACGTGGTCCTGCCCCAGCGGAAACGGCGTGGTGCGCTGATTCAACAGTTCGTGGACTGGCTGATGGCCGAGCAGGCCAGTAGTGCGCAATCGCTCAATGGCTTACCGTTGCCGTCTATTGCTGTATAG
- a CDS encoding TerC family protein — MEWLTNPEIWVAFFTLTALEIVLGIDNIIMISILVSRMPKHMQQRTRIFGLALAMITRILLLLSITWVMRLTADLFEVFGQGISGRDLILFFGGLFLLWKSSQEMYHALEGEDETNEEPGGKGGNFLYTIIQIAIIDIVFSLDSVITAVGMVSHVPVMVAAIIVAVLVMMWASGTISAFIDKHPSLKMLALSFLLIVGTVLIAESLDVHVPKGYVYFAMAFSLAVEAINIKMRTAMARKRKQQDPVKLRKDIPGQ; from the coding sequence ATGGAATGGCTGACCAACCCTGAAATCTGGGTTGCCTTCTTTACCCTGACCGCCCTGGAAATCGTCCTGGGTATCGATAACATCATCATGATTTCGATCCTGGTCAGCCGCATGCCCAAGCACATGCAACAGCGCACCCGGATTTTCGGCCTGGCACTGGCCATGATCACGCGGATCCTGTTGCTGCTGTCGATCACCTGGGTCATGCGCCTTACCGCCGACTTGTTCGAAGTGTTCGGCCAGGGGATTTCCGGGCGTGACCTGATCCTGTTCTTCGGTGGCCTGTTCCTGCTGTGGAAGAGCTCGCAAGAGATGTACCACGCGCTGGAAGGTGAAGACGAAACCAATGAGGAGCCGGGCGGCAAAGGCGGCAACTTCCTCTACACCATCATTCAGATCGCAATCATCGACATCGTGTTTTCGCTGGACTCGGTCATCACCGCTGTTGGCATGGTGTCCCACGTACCGGTCATGGTCGCGGCGATCATCGTGGCCGTGCTGGTGATGATGTGGGCTTCCGGCACCATCAGTGCGTTCATCGACAAGCACCCGTCGCTGAAGATGCTGGCGCTGTCGTTCCTGTTGATTGTCGGTACTGTGCTGATTGCTGAATCCCTCGACGTTCACGTACCAAAAGGCTACGTCTACTTCGCCATGGCGTTCTCGCTGGCGGTGGAAGCGATCAACATCAAGATGCGCACCGCCATGGCGAGAAAGCGCAAACAGCAGGATCCGGTGAAGCTGCGCAAGGACATTCCGGGGCAGTAA
- a CDS encoding DOPA 4,5-dioxygenase family protein: MQQIKGYHAHVYFDANTLAQARALCEEAAQLFPVKMGRVHERPVGPHPDWSCQLAFEPQYIGDVLPWLALNRKGLVVFLHPDTGDDLLDHTEHAIWMGAIRPLDLSIF; this comes from the coding sequence ATGCAGCAGATCAAGGGCTACCACGCCCATGTCTACTTCGACGCCAACACCCTTGCTCAGGCGCGAGCCTTGTGTGAGGAAGCAGCGCAATTGTTTCCAGTGAAGATGGGGCGCGTCCATGAACGCCCGGTGGGCCCGCACCCCGACTGGAGCTGCCAGTTGGCGTTCGAGCCGCAATACATCGGCGACGTGCTGCCCTGGCTTGCGCTCAACCGCAAGGGTTTGGTGGTGTTCCTGCACCCGGACACCGGCGACGATCTGCTCGACCACACTGAGCACGCGATCTGGATGGGCGCGATTCGGCCACTGGATCTGTCTATTTTTTGA
- a CDS encoding GFA family protein — MGEVHTGGCHCGHLRYQFSGPLRDIAHCHCSICRRVSGGIVTTWITVPASAFEWVKGTPAQYDSSTTCVRYFCGNCGAQLALVTDLSPDSIDVTIATLDHPEHAPAQRHIWTDNRLPWLHLDEHLPGEAEEQL, encoded by the coding sequence ATGGGCGAAGTTCATACGGGCGGCTGCCACTGCGGACATCTGCGCTATCAATTCAGCGGGCCTTTGCGCGACATCGCCCATTGTCATTGTTCGATTTGTCGGCGGGTCAGCGGCGGGATCGTGACCACTTGGATCACCGTACCTGCGTCAGCCTTTGAATGGGTGAAAGGAACGCCAGCGCAGTACGACTCTTCAACAACCTGCGTGCGCTATTTCTGCGGCAACTGTGGGGCGCAGCTGGCGCTGGTCACCGACCTGAGCCCGGACAGCATCGACGTGACCATCGCCACCCTCGATCATCCCGAGCACGCACCCGCCCAAAGGCATATCTGGACTGACAACCGACTGCCCTGGCTGCACCTGGATGAACATTTGCCCGGCGAAGCCGAGGAACAGTTGTAA
- a CDS encoding NAD(P)-dependent oxidoreductase produces the protein MKNAETPVVKVVLYGAMSSLGSALMAEMLRRQHEVIAILDDLTALAPRPGLRTKTGDLFDAKRVKQSVAGCSAVICLLDAPGLPMSSEHVEKSIVPGPVEQVLAVDALIDGMQASGIARLFLVGDFEALDDPEIEDRLQRHAAEEIREALQSSTLHWTLVNAPRGVPGLTIEHFSHVSRSLEPGLAEPLERLSRVAVGIADELRLNLHVGEHVTFVATEAIQQ, from the coding sequence ATGAAAAATGCCGAAACCCCCGTAGTGAAAGTAGTGCTTTATGGTGCCATGAGTAGCCTGGGCAGTGCGCTGATGGCTGAAATGCTGCGGCGCCAACATGAAGTGATCGCCATTCTTGATGACCTGACAGCGCTCGCGCCGCGCCCGGGATTGCGCACCAAGACCGGTGATTTGTTCGACGCCAAGCGGGTCAAGCAGAGCGTCGCCGGATGTTCTGCGGTGATCTGCCTGCTGGATGCACCCGGATTGCCGATGAGCAGCGAGCACGTGGAAAAATCCATTGTGCCCGGCCCGGTCGAGCAAGTGCTCGCGGTGGACGCTCTGATCGATGGCATGCAGGCCTCAGGGATTGCCCGGCTGTTTCTGGTCGGTGATTTCGAGGCACTGGACGATCCGGAGATAGAAGATCGACTGCAACGCCACGCCGCCGAAGAAATCCGCGAGGCCCTGCAAAGCAGCACCTTGCACTGGACGCTGGTGAATGCGCCGCGCGGGGTGCCAGGGCTGACCATCGAGCATTTCAGCCACGTCAGCCGCAGCCTGGAGCCGGGCCTCGCCGAGCCGCTTGAACGGCTGAGCCGGGTGGCGGTGGGGATTGCCGATGAATTGCGGTTGAACCTGCATGTCGGCGAACACGTGACCTTTGTCGCGACCGAGGCTATACAGCAATAG
- a CDS encoding SulP family inorganic anion transporter produces MAFPSRHSLFPFLTWMPRQTRASVGRDLIVGLSGAILALPQSIAYALIAGLPPEYGLYAAIIPVLIACLWGSSWHLICGPTAAISIVLYASVSPLAVPASEDYVTLILLLTLLAGIFQWLLGLLRFGALVNFVSHSVVLGFTLGAAVVIAIGQLPNLLGLELPNQATALNSLVTLFSHLGEVDKPSLMLGLATVVVGVILKLLLPRWPTLLITLVLSGLLVWLWPSMFGHVQLVSAFVGRLPPFSPLPLDLELILRLLPSAVAVGMLGLVTSLSIARSLSARSQQLLDANQEVRAQGLSNMVGAFFSGSLSAGSFTRSGLSYEAGACSPLAGVFSAMWVALFAIFGANLIAHIPIPAMAGSILLIAWGLVDHRGIRALLRVSRAEFLVMALTCVATLLLELQTAIYAGVLASLFFYLKRTSQPRVQHWQDGDEDILRVGGSIFFGASHYLQVRLQRMHGARVVIEAQQINFIDYSGVEMLHQEARRLLRQDRSLTLRRARPQVVEELRKLEGAENCPIRFED; encoded by the coding sequence ATGGCCTTCCCCAGCCGCCATTCACTCTTCCCTTTCCTGACCTGGATGCCCCGGCAAACCCGCGCCAGTGTCGGTCGTGACCTGATTGTCGGCCTCAGCGGTGCGATTCTCGCGTTGCCGCAATCCATTGCCTACGCGCTAATCGCCGGCCTCCCACCTGAATACGGCCTGTACGCGGCGATTATTCCGGTGCTGATCGCCTGTCTCTGGGGTTCTTCGTGGCACTTGATCTGCGGTCCTACGGCGGCGATTTCTATCGTCCTGTACGCCAGCGTCAGTCCGCTGGCCGTTCCGGCGTCAGAGGACTACGTCACCCTGATCCTGTTGCTGACGCTGCTCGCCGGCATTTTCCAGTGGCTGCTCGGTTTGCTGCGCTTCGGCGCCTTGGTCAATTTCGTCTCGCACTCGGTGGTGCTGGGTTTTACCCTCGGCGCGGCGGTGGTGATTGCCATCGGTCAACTGCCGAATCTGCTGGGGTTGGAGTTACCCAACCAGGCCACAGCGCTGAACAGCTTGGTGACGCTCTTCAGTCACCTCGGCGAAGTGGACAAACCGTCGCTGATGCTGGGCCTGGCGACGGTCGTCGTCGGCGTCATCCTCAAATTGCTCCTGCCGCGCTGGCCGACGCTATTGATCACCCTGGTGCTGAGCGGATTGCTGGTCTGGCTTTGGCCATCGATGTTCGGCCATGTGCAATTGGTCAGCGCATTTGTCGGGCGGCTGCCGCCTTTCAGCCCGCTGCCGCTGGATCTGGAGCTGATTCTACGTTTGCTACCCAGTGCAGTGGCGGTGGGCATGCTCGGGCTGGTCACCAGCCTGTCGATTGCCCGATCCTTGTCGGCCCGCTCCCAGCAGTTGCTCGACGCCAACCAAGAGGTCCGCGCCCAGGGTTTATCGAACATGGTCGGAGCGTTTTTTTCCGGATCGCTGTCAGCCGGTTCCTTCACCCGCTCCGGCCTGAGCTACGAAGCAGGCGCCTGTTCGCCGTTGGCCGGGGTTTTTTCGGCGATGTGGGTGGCGCTGTTCGCCATCTTCGGCGCGAATTTGATCGCGCACATTCCGATCCCGGCCATGGCCGGCAGCATTCTGTTGATCGCCTGGGGGCTAGTGGATCATCGCGGCATTCGCGCGTTGTTGCGGGTCAGCCGCGCCGAATTCCTGGTCATGGCGCTGACCTGCGTCGCCACACTACTGCTGGAATTGCAGACCGCGATCTACGCCGGGGTGCTGGCTTCGCTGTTCTTCTACCTCAAACGCACCTCGCAACCGCGGGTGCAGCATTGGCAGGATGGGGATGAAGACATTCTGCGGGTGGGCGGCTCGATCTTTTTCGGCGCCAGCCATTACCTGCAAGTACGCCTGCAACGGATGCACGGCGCGCGCGTGGTGATCGAAGCGCAGCAGATCAACTTCATCGACTATTCAGGTGTGGAGATGCTGCACCAGGAAGCGCGGCGGCTATTGCGCCAGGATCGCAGCCTGACCCTGCGGCGCGCGCGACCGCAGGTGGTGGAGGAATTGAGGAAGCTGGAAGGGGCGGAGAACTGCCCGATTCGGTTTGAGGACTGA
- the aroE gene encoding shikimate dehydrogenase has product MDRYVVFGNPIGHSKSPLIHRLFAEQTGQKLDYSTLLAPLDDFSTCARTFFLDGRGANVTVPFKEEAYRLANSLTARAQRAGAVNTLSKLADGSLLGDNTDGAGLVRDLTVNAGFSLKGKRILLLGAGGAVRGALEPLLAEQPASVIIANRTVEKAELLAELFADLGPVSASGFDWLKESVDLIINATSASLSGDVPPIASSLIEPGKTVCYDMMYGKEPTSFCRWASEHGAAVSMDGLGMLAEQAAEAFFLWRGVRPDTAPVLAELRRQLAL; this is encoded by the coding sequence ATGGACCGTTACGTCGTATTCGGTAACCCGATTGGCCACAGCAAGTCGCCGCTGATCCACCGTCTGTTCGCCGAGCAGACGGGTCAAAAACTGGACTACAGCACGTTGCTGGCGCCCCTCGACGATTTTTCCACCTGCGCCCGGACGTTTTTCCTCGACGGCCGTGGGGCGAATGTGACAGTGCCATTCAAGGAAGAAGCCTATCGTCTGGCGAACAGTCTGACGGCGCGGGCGCAACGTGCCGGCGCGGTGAACACCCTGAGCAAACTGGCCGATGGCAGCCTGCTGGGTGACAACACCGATGGCGCCGGGCTGGTGCGGGACCTGACGGTCAACGCCGGTTTCAGCCTCAAGGGCAAACGCATCCTCCTGCTTGGTGCCGGTGGCGCGGTGCGCGGCGCGCTGGAGCCGCTGCTGGCCGAGCAACCCGCCTCGGTGATCATCGCCAACCGCACGGTGGAAAAAGCCGAACTGTTAGCGGAATTATTCGCGGACCTGGGGCCGGTGTCGGCCAGTGGTTTTGATTGGTTGAAGGAATCGGTGGACCTGATCATCAACGCGACGTCCGCCAGCCTGTCAGGGGATGTACCGCCGATTGCGAGCAGTTTGATCGAGCCGGGCAAAACGGTGTGCTACGACATGATGTATGGCAAGGAGCCGACCTCGTTCTGCCGTTGGGCCAGTGAACATGGCGCGGCGGTGTCGATGGATGGGTTGGGAATGCTCGCTGAACAAGCGGCAGAAGCCTTCTTCCTGTGGCGCGGTGTGCGCCCGGATACGGCGCCGGTGCTGGCCGAGTTGCGTCGGCAGTTGGCCCTTTAA